A single region of the Acidobacteriota bacterium genome encodes:
- the uvrA gene encoding excinuclease ABC subunit UvrA, with amino-acid sequence MGPGSGTPREPHDWIDVRGARVHNLKNIDVRLPRDQLVVVTGLSGSGKSSLAFDTIYAEGQRRYVESLSAYARQFLEQVEKPDVDQIDGLSPAISIEQRTTGSNPRSTVGTVTEIYDFLRLLFANIGVPHCPSCGRAITSQSVERMVETIVSNPPEERVNVLAPIVRGRKGAFRKELAALRARGLTRVRVDGEVRPLEGEFSLDRRRNHSIEVVVDRLVVREGARRRLTEAIEFSLTLADDVVIINTLGGGDRLFSRRLACPACSINMPELSPRAFSFNSPHGACRECQGLGVIEDFDPDRIVPDPSVSLDDGAIQPWAGGDRESVRKALSRLSQYYGIDLARPFGKLPRRQRDLLLFGPKDAVRQSGATPRARRARGFRTDPFGADFEGVVPNLRRRYAAATWAQQEALQAYRARRACHACGGERLRPESRAVRVKGRTMADCVNLSITDALAVFDALELTERETQVAERVLREIRDRMRFLCDVGVGYLSLARGAATLSGGEAQRIRLATQIGASLTGVLYVLDEPSIGLHQHDNQRLLATLGRLRDLGNTVVVVEHDEETIRAADYVVDLGVGAGEHGGHVIFQGAPAALEAAGTDSLTGMYLRGARSIDVPSRRRTANGGAITIRGARANNLKDIDVELPLGVFIAVTGVSGSGKSTLVNDILYRALARTLYRAAADPGAHSAIEGIDRIDKVIQIDQSPIGRTPRSNPATYTGLFTFIREIYSMLPEARARGYRPGRFSFNVKGGRCEACQGDGLIAIEMHFLPDVYVTCEQCRGRRYNRETLEITYRGASIADVLAMTVDQAAQLLENVPSIATKLRTLQDVGLGYLTLGQSATTLSGGEAQRVKLAKELSRRSTGRTLYILDEPTTGLHLEDTKRLLDVLNLLVEQGNTVVVIEHHLDVIKAADHIVDLGPGGGADGGMVVAAGTPETVAAQAGSLTGACLRPALVH; translated from the coding sequence GGGCTCTCGCCCGCGATTTCCATCGAGCAGCGGACCACCGGATCGAATCCGCGCTCGACGGTTGGCACGGTCACCGAGATCTACGACTTCCTCCGCCTGCTCTTCGCCAACATCGGCGTCCCGCACTGCCCGTCGTGCGGCCGGGCGATCACGTCACAGTCGGTGGAGCGGATGGTGGAGACAATCGTCTCGAATCCGCCGGAAGAGCGGGTGAACGTCCTCGCGCCAATCGTCCGCGGGCGCAAGGGGGCGTTTCGGAAGGAACTCGCCGCGCTTCGCGCGCGCGGGTTGACACGCGTTCGCGTGGACGGCGAGGTCCGCCCCCTGGAGGGAGAGTTCTCGCTCGACCGGCGGCGGAACCACTCGATCGAGGTCGTGGTGGACCGCCTGGTGGTGCGCGAGGGAGCCAGGCGGCGGCTCACCGAGGCCATAGAGTTCTCACTGACGCTGGCGGACGACGTCGTCATCATCAATACCCTGGGCGGCGGCGACCGGCTGTTCTCGCGCCGCCTCGCCTGCCCGGCCTGCAGCATCAACATGCCGGAGCTGTCACCTCGCGCTTTCTCCTTCAACTCGCCGCACGGGGCTTGCCGGGAATGCCAGGGACTGGGGGTGATCGAGGACTTCGACCCGGACCGGATCGTGCCGGATCCATCGGTATCGCTCGACGACGGAGCGATTCAGCCCTGGGCCGGGGGCGACCGGGAATCGGTTCGCAAGGCGTTGTCGCGCCTTTCGCAGTACTACGGCATAGATCTCGCCCGCCCCTTTGGCAAGCTTCCGCGCCGGCAGCGCGACCTGCTGCTCTTCGGCCCGAAGGACGCCGTCCGCCAGTCCGGCGCCACGCCCCGCGCACGGCGCGCCCGCGGGTTTCGGACGGATCCGTTCGGCGCCGACTTCGAAGGGGTCGTGCCGAACCTGCGCCGCCGCTATGCCGCGGCTACCTGGGCGCAGCAGGAAGCGCTGCAGGCCTACCGTGCGCGGCGCGCCTGCCATGCCTGCGGCGGCGAACGCCTCCGGCCGGAGAGCCGCGCGGTCCGGGTCAAGGGCCGGACGATGGCCGACTGCGTCAACCTGTCGATCACCGACGCGCTGGCCGTGTTCGACGCTCTCGAGCTGACGGAGCGGGAGACCCAGGTCGCCGAGCGCGTGCTGCGCGAGATACGGGACCGCATGCGCTTCCTTTGCGACGTCGGTGTGGGCTACCTGTCGCTGGCGCGCGGCGCGGCGACCCTGTCGGGGGGCGAAGCGCAACGGATCCGGCTCGCCACCCAGATCGGCGCCAGCCTGACCGGCGTCCTCTACGTGCTCGACGAGCCGTCGATCGGCCTGCACCAGCATGACAATCAACGGCTTCTGGCCACCCTCGGCCGGCTGCGCGATCTGGGCAACACGGTTGTCGTGGTGGAGCATGACGAGGAGACGATTCGCGCCGCCGACTACGTTGTCGACCTCGGCGTCGGCGCCGGGGAGCATGGCGGTCACGTCATCTTCCAAGGAGCGCCGGCGGCGCTCGAGGCGGCCGGGACCGACTCACTCACGGGCATGTACCTGCGCGGGGCGCGCTCCATCGACGTGCCGTCGAGGCGCAGGACGGCGAATGGCGGCGCGATCACGATCCGCGGAGCACGGGCGAACAACCTCAAGGACATCGATGTCGAGCTGCCGCTCGGCGTGTTTATCGCGGTCACCGGCGTCAGCGGATCGGGAAAGTCGACGCTGGTGAACGACATTCTCTATCGCGCTCTCGCGCGAACGCTCTACCGGGCGGCGGCGGATCCCGGGGCTCACAGCGCCATCGAGGGAATCGACCGGATTGACAAGGTAATCCAGATCGATCAGTCGCCCATCGGACGGACCCCGCGATCGAATCCGGCCACCTATACAGGTCTGTTCACGTTCATCCGAGAGATCTATTCGATGTTGCCGGAAGCCCGCGCACGCGGATACCGGCCGGGCCGCTTTTCCTTCAATGTAAAGGGAGGACGATGCGAGGCCTGCCAGGGGGATGGTCTGATCGCCATCGAGATGCACTTCCTCCCGGACGTCTACGTCACCTGCGAGCAGTGCCGCGGGCGCCGTTACAACCGCGAGACGCTGGAGATCACCTATCGTGGCGCTTCGATCGCCGACGTGCTGGCGATGACGGTCGACCAGGCCGCGCAACTGCTCGAGAACGTTCCGTCTATCGCGACGAAGCTGCGGACGCTGCAGGACGTCGGCCTCGGCTACCTCACGCTGGGCCAGTCCGCGACGACGTTGAGCGGTGGGGAAGCGCAGCGGGTGAAGCTGGCGAAGGAGCTGTCGCGCCGGAGCACCGGGCGGACGCTCTACATTCTGGACGAGCCGACCACGGGGCTGCACCTCGAGGACACGAAGCGCCTCCTCGACGTGCTGAACCTGCTGGTGGAACAGGGAAACACCGTAGTTGTCATCGAGCACCACCTCGACGTCATCAAGGCGGCGGACCACATCGTCGACCTTGGACCGGGCGGCGGCGCCGACGGAGGCATGGTGGTCGCGGCGGGAACACCGGAAACGGTAGCGGCGCAGGCGGGCTCGCTCACGGGTGCCTGTCTCCGTCCGGCTTTGGTGCACTGA
- a CDS encoding UDP-3-O-acyl-N-acetylglucosamine deacetylase — translation MPMGVVMSSRQKKRVAQSGCETPEYGINTSKLGRNGSGGVATARLAQVISRSSNACQTAWVRGGRRPAGMTPQRTLSRTVSCSGIGLHSGRKVTLRIKPAPADHGIRFRRLDLNGLEVPAEADRISSLSYATALTQDAASVGTVEHLLAAFVGLGVDNATVELNAAEVPIMDGSAASFVYLVHEAGVKTLSAARRFLKVARPIVLSKGDKRIAVYPSDHFKVTYSISFDHPLLRHQSRTQQITEDSFAEEIAPARTFGFLKEVEQMRQKGLALGGSLDNAIVLGETGVLNNTLRFEDEFVRHKILDVIGDLALVGHPIIGHVVAHRAGHALHAGFAQKILQESDAWHLVDAPLAPAPEEAAVPETVTGTQPVKT, via the coding sequence GTGCCAATGGGGGTAGTCATGAGCAGTCGTCAGAAAAAACGCGTAGCGCAAAGTGGCTGTGAGACCCCGGAGTATGGTATAAACACATCGAAATTGGGGAGGAACGGCAGTGGCGGTGTCGCTACTGCCCGCTTGGCTCAGGTCATTAGCAGGAGCAGCAACGCTTGCCAGACCGCTTGGGTTCGCGGTGGAAGACGGCCGGCAGGAATGACGCCCCAAAGAACACTTAGCCGGACGGTTTCGTGCTCCGGCATCGGGTTGCACTCGGGTCGGAAGGTCACGCTTCGGATCAAGCCTGCTCCCGCTGATCACGGCATTCGCTTCCGGCGGCTGGATCTCAACGGCCTTGAAGTGCCGGCAGAGGCGGATCGCATTTCCAGCCTCTCCTACGCCACCGCGCTTACGCAGGACGCGGCGTCGGTCGGCACCGTCGAGCATCTGCTCGCCGCCTTCGTCGGTCTGGGCGTCGACAACGCGACGGTCGAGTTGAACGCGGCCGAGGTGCCGATCATGGACGGCAGCGCGGCGTCGTTCGTCTACCTCGTCCACGAAGCGGGCGTCAAGACGCTCAGCGCGGCGCGGCGGTTCCTGAAGGTGGCGCGGCCGATAGTCCTCTCGAAGGGAGACAAGCGGATCGCCGTCTATCCGTCCGATCACTTCAAGGTGACCTACAGCATCAGCTTCGATCATCCGCTGTTGCGGCACCAGTCGCGGACGCAGCAGATCACCGAGGATTCGTTCGCCGAGGAGATCGCGCCGGCGCGCACCTTCGGCTTCCTGAAAGAGGTCGAGCAGATGCGCCAGAAGGGCCTCGCGCTTGGCGGCTCGCTCGACAACGCGATAGTGCTGGGCGAGACCGGCGTGCTGAACAACACGCTCCGGTTCGAGGACGAGTTCGTCCGCCACAAGATCCTCGACGTCATCGGCGATCTGGCGCTGGTCGGCCACCCGATCATCGGCCATGTCGTGGCTCATCGGGCGGGTCACGCGCTGCATGCCGGGTTCGCGCAGAAGATCCTCCAGGAATCGGATGCCTGGCATCTGGTCGACGCGCCGCTCGCACCGGCCCCCGAGGAAGCCGCAGTTCCGGAAACCGTCACCGGCACCCAGCCGGTCAAGACCTGA
- a CDS encoding STAS domain-containing protein, with translation MNLTTDRVGAAVVVRVGEPKMTYQALSGFADTVSALLAGGDRRLVIDLSRVVYVDSATIGCLMDLYRQADKLQGTIKLAGVQQRVETMLTMTGAHRFLALHPDESSAIDSFGE, from the coding sequence ATGAACCTGACGACGGACAGAGTCGGCGCGGCCGTGGTGGTCCGTGTCGGCGAACCGAAGATGACCTACCAGGCGCTGTCCGGCTTCGCCGACACGGTCAGCGCCCTGCTCGCGGGCGGCGACCGGCGCCTGGTGATCGACCTCTCGCGGGTCGTCTACGTCGACAGCGCGACCATCGGCTGCCTGATGGATCTCTACCGGCAGGCCGACAAGCTGCAGGGAACCATCAAACTGGCCGGCGTGCAGCAACGGGTCGAGACGATGCTCACCATGACCGGCGCGCATCGATTCCTCGCCCTGCATCCGGACGAGTCGAGCGCCATCGACAGCTTTGGGGAATGA